DNA from Elaeis guineensis isolate ETL-2024a chromosome 2, EG11, whole genome shotgun sequence:
GTCATGTAAGTCTGCCCAATCCATTGCAAGCAACCAAACTACAGTATCAGGAAATGTGAGACAAAAATCTGATGGAAATTCCATGGCATTTGTTAGGACAGGAATATCTCAAATAACAGGCTTATTCGAGGAAATCATGTTTCAAGAAACAAATTTATGTACTCAATGATGCAGAAATTTGAGTCTGGTGGCTGGAATTATTCATCAGTTAGCTTTCTTCTATGAGTATCTGAATATCATGCATATGCTAGATTGTAATTTAATCAGCATTGGTGCGGAAAAGTATATCTCCTTTTTCCAGATATCGCATGGAAATTCTTGCATCTCTTTCATTTATTTGCCCTGATGAGCCTCTTTACTTGATTTATGATATCAATCGAGTAATATAAGTTAGGGCTGGATCTCttgtaaaaaatatgaaaatctgGATTTCCTTCTCACAGCTATGGTATTCTTTAAAGCTCCATAGCAAAAATCTAAATATGGATGCTGAATCTAGGGTGAATCATTTATCTAAGCATAGCATGATAACGAATCCTGAAAGCATGTCTAAtattgcatgtatttcaaaagagGATCTATAAAAGTTTCAAGTGATCACACTTTCTATTTCTTTCAGTCAGTTAACAGTTGCAATGGTTTTGACAGATGCTAAGCATTCAAATTTTCTGTTTGCTTCTATTAATTTTCGGTGTTTGGCTTCAGAAGGATGAGAATCAACTGCACATTGAACCATTGTCTCTGTTTTTGTCAATGGGCTATTTATATTGAAGCTTCCATTTCTATGTTGCTTTCATATTTTTCCCATATATGATTTAATGTGGTTTTGTTCTTTTATGGAAGTCGCGGATTGTCATTTGGCCATAATCGTAGTGCTATTTTATTGTTATCTTAGTCTCATTTACAAATTATTTACTATTGGTTATTGACATTTTGTTTGTTTTTTCAGGCTAATTGCCATGATGCAATAGCTCTGCAACTCCTGAAATAAATGATGCCCGGTGCTAGGCTTGTTCTTTTGTTAACTTAGTAGTCATTTCTTGCCTGTTCTTTGTAGCTGCAGAGCATGTACATCAAATTATCTTGAGCCAGTTAATGAAATCTCTGTTTCTTTCCAAATTAGGCATTTTCTCTAAAGGAACATCCAAAGCATGGAGATATGATATCTAAACAAAATATTTCCTTCAACATCCATGATGCTCCAGCCAATTTGCCTACTTCCTATGAATATATGGTTCAAAAATACCGGGTTTGCCACTAAAACTTCAGATTTCTTTATTTACACCCTGTATTTCTGCACTACCAATATTATAGTCTCATATTTTTCACCATGAAGTGTTTGGAACTTCTGGACATTTGGTTGTCGTTTTTCCTATCTAATGTTGAAAACCTATTTTGTTGGACATAAATCTATCAATAATTTGGTCAGTCTTCAGCTTCACATTAATGTAAATATGCTTTCATTTTATTGGCTAATTAGTCATATAACTATAGAGCAATACttgggtgaaaatatttcatgttGCATTTCCCTTTTCCCAACCATGGCCCTGTTAATGACTGGGCTTTAGATGTTTAAATCTATCATCTTGTAGTGTTGAGCTTTTCTCGTGCCCCTAACAATAAAAAAAGATTCCAGATTGCACTATGCAGGAGTTCGAGTGGTTGCTTTAGGAAAGATGCTATAAATTATGCTCCATGCACAGCTAATGTCAAGAGGAAACGCCCTACTCCAAAAAGTTTGAGAGATGGAAAAGGACTGTGGGATAAAGGTGAAGATGATGAGCATGGACAAGATGATAATGATGATTGGACAGGAGGGCCATGAAGGATCGACTTTAGCAACTAAATGAGCAATGGTGGCAGGTTACCAGACGGTGATGGTAATTTTAACAGGTTCAGCATTACCGTACATCATAGGATTCTAGTGAAATGGGAGGGTTGGGGTGGGGAACTGTTCAATAGTGTCAATAGCAATGACTAGGAAGCTTGATTGTAGGgtcccctttttttctttttttatggtagcaAGACTATTCAACTTGTGCTCCAGTTTCAaagtgatcaatttttttttctggtATCTTCATGGTCCTTGGGTTCCACTGGTATGTTTGcagctttttttaaaaaaaattgaatcaggTGTGTCAAATAATATGATGGTCATAAATTTTAAAACCCTTCTTTTTAGTGAATTTCTGCTAGCCAAATTGAGTTCTTCGAGATTTGGAAGCTATACATTGGCTGTTGTATAGTTGATCAGCTAGGTTATGTGGTTCTCTGATGCATCATAACCTACCCCAGTTTTGTCAATCTCATGTCCATTAGAAAATGATTTCCATGGTGTCCAATGAAATGTGTTAATTGTTCCTTGAGGACGCCATGGTCGATTCTGTGATAAACAATAATGCTTCCATGGTCATCATGTAGGTTGTGAATTTTTGGTTTCCTACCTTCGGTGACCAGTACCTGCAAGAGTAACATGGCTGCAGCTGATCAGGCCTCTAGATTGTTCTGATGTGATGGACAGTGGCTACAGGCAGAATCATCTCTGTAAGCTTCCCAAGAACATCAGGATGGGGAACATCCATTGGTCGAGCTGGAGCGATTATCTGTCATGTGTTTATGGCTTTAATCATAGAATTGACAACAGCTAGTGGG
Protein-coding regions in this window:
- the LOC105033163 gene encoding sister chromatid cohesion protein SCC2-like, encoding MISKQNISFNIHDAPANLPTSYEYMVQKYRIALCRSSSGCFRKDAINYAPCTANVKRKRPTPKSLRDGKGLWDKGEDDEHGQDDNDDWTGGP